Proteins encoded together in one bacterium window:
- a CDS encoding zf-HC2 domain-containing protein translates to MLKCWMIRKKLLEYCYNELSGEKANKVRNHLLTCSKCQRKYEDTQNLIRVLSNKEIKKPAEGFWKEYKEDLMEKWNKVKHKKLSPEKFASVHIPNTAFNTKISLQLKLAVPMLVLVITVIITGIFVNKKELSTGQLLKEYIILEDLGENATFVLNNNNATDSLVKDIEFWEQVDSNWI, encoded by the coding sequence ATGCTTAAATGCTGGATGATAAGGAAAAAGCTTTTGGAATACTGTTACAACGAACTATCTGGGGAAAAGGCTAATAAAGTCAGAAACCATCTATTAACCTGTTCAAAATGCCAAAGAAAATATGAGGATACCCAAAACCTGATAAGAGTACTTTCCAATAAAGAGATTAAAAAACCTGCTGAGGGTTTTTGGAAGGAGTATAAAGAAGATCTAATGGAGAAATGGAACAAGGTAAAACATAAAAAATTATCACCAGAGAAATTTGCATCTGTTCATATTCCTAACACAGCATTTAATACAAAAATCTCTCTACAGTTAAAGTTAGCAGTACCTATGCTTGTTTTGGTAATCACTGTTATAATCACAGGCATCTTTGTTAATAAAAAGGAACTCAGCACTGGACAATTGCTTAAGGAATATATAATTCTCGAGGATTTAGGAGAAAATGCAACATTTGTCTTGAATAACAATAATGCTACTGACTCACTTGTGAAAGACATAGAGTTCTGGGAACAGGTAGATAGTAATTGGATATAA
- a CDS encoding glycosyltransferase translates to MQYKPKLLRIITWLPVGGIEKRLVRVLSLLRDKYDITVCCIRDKQGAYENDLGALGIRVVKIRMRSRLDPVGLYRLYKFMKNEKFDIVHTHMYRSNTPGRIAAKFAGIPVIIANLHNIDTWKTRKHFLIDRVLSRCTDKIIAVSDSVREFNIKNSGIYPNKFVTIYNGIDIEEFNKDFDYQAKREEIGVGEDELLVGIFARLYPQKGHKYFLEAASKINGIIDNVKFMIVGEGPLESELKEQAMRLGIRGRVIFTGLRHDIPELLHIIDVSVLSSFVEGFSNVILESMAAGKPVVATDVGGNREAVIDAETGFIIPPANSDKLANAIIKILDNKQLRIDMGRKAREHVAKFSIQEMACQTDVLYKTCLSKNK, encoded by the coding sequence ATGCAATATAAACCTAAACTTCTAAGAATAATAACATGGCTGCCAGTCGGTGGAATAGAGAAAAGGCTGGTTAGAGTACTTTCTTTATTAAGGGATAAATATGATATAACGGTCTGCTGTATTCGGGATAAACAGGGAGCTTATGAGAATGATCTGGGAGCTCTTGGGATAAGAGTTGTTAAAATACGTATGAGGAGTAGATTGGACCCTGTGGGATTGTACAGGTTATACAAATTTATGAAGAATGAGAAATTTGATATAGTTCATACTCATATGTATCGGTCAAACACACCTGGCCGCATTGCTGCAAAATTTGCAGGCATACCAGTGATTATTGCTAATCTTCACAACATAGATACATGGAAAACAAGAAAACACTTTCTGATTGACAGGGTGCTTTCAAGGTGCACAGACAAAATAATAGCTGTTTCAGATTCTGTAAGAGAATTTAACATTAAAAATTCAGGAATTTATCCAAATAAGTTTGTAACAATATATAATGGCATAGATATTGAAGAGTTTAATAAAGACTTTGACTATCAGGCTAAGAGAGAGGAGATTGGCGTTGGGGAAGATGAGCTGTTAGTTGGGATTTTTGCACGTCTTTATCCTCAAAAAGGGCATAAGTATTTTTTAGAAGCTGCATCTAAAATCAATGGGATTATTGATAATGTAAAATTCATGATTGTTGGAGAAGGACCGTTAGAATCCGAGCTCAAGGAACAGGCAATGCGGCTGGGGATAAGAGGCAGGGTAATCTTTACAGGACTTAGGCATGATATCCCTGAGCTGCTTCATATCATAGATGTTTCTGTGCTTTCCTCTTTCGTAGAAGGGTTTTCAAACGTTATATTAGAATCAATGGCAGCAGGGAAACCTGTTGTAGCAACAGATGTTGGTGGGAATAGGGAAGCAGTGATTGATGCGGAAACTGGTTTTATCATTCCTCCGGCAAACAGTGATAAACTGGCAAATGCTATTATAAAAATTTTAGATAATAAGCAATTAAGAATTGATATGGGAAGAAAAGCCAGAGAGCATGTAGCAAAGTTCAGTATTCAAGAAATGGCCTGCCAAACAGATGTTCTTTATAAAACGTGTCTGTCAAAAAATAAATAA
- the lpxK gene encoding tetraacyldisaccharide 4'-kinase, protein MDDRSQTTDRSERLWSMVYGPWSGRYWHDFFYRNIVSDNRRHSLLKLCLFFISFLVIIGQSMLLFMYSMNLLKKRKLSSKVISIGGITLGGVGKTPVVELLVNMLIKKGKKVAVLSRGYRRVGESDIKLVSNGKEILCNVEKAGDEPYLLAKNLKSTVVFVGKNRYETGKIAEEKFNVDIVVLDDGFQHWRLHRDINIVVINASSPFGNGYVFPRGNLREPYKCLKRADCFIITKIDMIKDTEIIKKRLLDINSSAQVITTIHKPVCFKSIAGEEQLDIECIKGEKVIALSSLGDPVSFENTLEHVGAKIVEKLRYPDHYWYAKKDIDNIQARQKALNVKFIITTQKDAVRLQRLNIKNLEILVLRIEVGIISGIDRLKKLINAI, encoded by the coding sequence ATGGACGACAGATCACAGACGACAGACCGCAGTGAAAGACTATGGTCTATGGTCTATGGTCCATGGTCTGGTAGATATTGGCACGATTTTTTTTATAGAAATATAGTGTCTGATAATAGAAGACATAGCTTACTAAAACTATGTCTCTTCTTTATTTCATTTTTAGTGATTATTGGCCAGAGTATGCTGCTTTTTATGTATTCCATGAATCTTCTAAAGAAAAGGAAACTCTCCTCAAAAGTTATAAGTATTGGAGGCATAACATTGGGAGGAGTTGGTAAAACTCCTGTTGTAGAACTTCTAGTGAATATGCTTATTAAAAAAGGGAAAAAAGTTGCAGTATTGAGCAGAGGATACAGAAGAGTCGGAGAGAGTGATATAAAACTTGTTTCTAATGGAAAAGAGATTTTGTGTAATGTAGAAAAAGCAGGAGATGAGCCATATCTTTTAGCAAAGAACCTGAAAAGCACAGTTGTTTTTGTTGGCAAGAATAGATATGAAACAGGAAAAATCGCAGAAGAAAAGTTCAACGTAGATATAGTAGTTTTAGATGACGGCTTCCAACATTGGCGCTTACATAGAGATATAAATATAGTAGTTATAAATGCTTCCAGTCCTTTTGGTAATGGATATGTTTTCCCAAGGGGAAATTTACGTGAGCCATATAAGTGTTTAAAAAGAGCAGATTGCTTTATAATAACAAAAATTGATATGATTAAGGATACAGAGATAATTAAGAAAAGGCTTCTTGATATTAACAGCTCAGCACAAGTCATAACCACTATTCATAAGCCTGTATGTTTTAAAAGTATTGCTGGAGAAGAGCAGCTGGATATTGAATGTATAAAGGGGGAAAAGGTAATAGCGCTTTCAAGCCTTGGAGATCCAGTATCTTTTGAGAACACATTGGAACATGTTGGAGCCAAAATAGTAGAAAAGCTTAGGTATCCTGACCATTATTGGTACGCAAAAAAGGATATAGATAACATACAGGCGAGGCAAAAAGCGCTTAATGTAAAATTTATCATTACTACGCAAAAAGACGCAGTAAGGTTGCAAAGGTTGAATATTAAGAATCTTGAAATACTGGTTCTCAGAATTGAAGTAGGGATTATTTCAGGAATAGATAGATTAAAAAAGTTGATTAATGCAATATAA
- a CDS encoding bifunctional oligoribonuclease/PAP phosphatase NrnA: MKFLIKNEKIINRIIRQIACHKRFLITTHVYPDGDAIGSQIALYLLLKRMGKDVELINSFPLPARYKFLPNSGLIKHNVTLPYSELAFVLDVGSKGRLGNMRDHINNIKTVINIDHHLSNDCFGIINWIDPHMSSVGEQIFHLYKYMKLEIRKPEAICLYTAIVTDTGSFQYSNTSAETHLAVSELLQTGIDHTKICNQIYQNIPVSKLKLLQLALETLSFDAKGKIGYMFITSDMYTKACAREEDSEEIVEYARNVEGVEVGILFKQHSQGNIKISFRSKSKINVSKIASKFGGGGHHNAAACTINGELSSVLKNVVRTAVLELRV; the protein is encoded by the coding sequence ATGAAATTTCTAATCAAAAATGAGAAGATTATAAACAGGATTATCAGGCAAATAGCCTGCCACAAAAGATTTCTTATTACCACTCATGTCTATCCTGACGGAGACGCAATTGGTTCCCAAATAGCTTTATACCTGCTTTTAAAGAGAATGGGAAAAGACGTTGAGCTAATTAATTCATTTCCCTTGCCAGCAAGATATAAGTTTCTGCCTAACAGCGGGTTAATTAAGCATAATGTAACTCTGCCGTATAGTGAACTAGCGTTTGTATTAGATGTTGGAAGCAAAGGTAGACTGGGGAATATGAGAGACCATATAAATAATATAAAAACAGTAATAAATATAGATCATCATCTGAGTAATGATTGTTTTGGCATTATAAACTGGATAGATCCTCATATGAGTTCAGTTGGGGAACAAATTTTTCATCTTTATAAGTATATGAAATTGGAGATAAGGAAACCTGAGGCGATTTGTTTATATACAGCTATTGTGACTGATACAGGGTCATTTCAGTATTCTAATACCAGCGCTGAGACGCATTTGGCAGTTTCTGAACTTCTGCAAACAGGCATTGATCATACTAAAATATGCAATCAAATATATCAGAACATTCCTGTAAGTAAGCTTAAATTATTGCAGCTTGCGTTAGAGACATTGAGTTTTGACGCTAAAGGAAAGATAGGTTATATGTTTATTACATCTGATATGTATACAAAGGCATGTGCAAGAGAAGAGGATAGTGAGGAAATAGTTGAGTATGCGCGCAATGTAGAAGGAGTTGAGGTAGGGATTCTCTTCAAACAACATTCTCAGGGAAATATAAAGATAAGCTTTCGCTCAAAAAGCAAGATAAATGTCAGCAAAATTGCATCGAAATTCGGAGGAGGCGGACACCACAATGCAGCTGCATGTACGATTAATGGGGAATTAAGCAGTGTATTAAAAAATGTTGTAAGAACTGCAGTGTTAGAATTGAGAGTTTAA
- the rbfA gene encoding 30S ribosome-binding factor RbfA, whose protein sequence is MSKRRTDRINQSLKREISKILLTDMNDIAVKFVTINRVEVSSDLHYAKVYLIPPGEGSDKNRIMRHIRQASGFIRTRIAHSMDLRVTPEFHFIYDKAFEDGMRVLKKIDEISNQK, encoded by the coding sequence GTGTCAAAACGACGAACAGATCGAATAAATCAATCCTTAAAAAGAGAAATTAGTAAGATATTGCTTACAGATATGAATGATATAGCTGTAAAATTTGTTACAATCAATAGGGTTGAGGTAAGTTCTGATCTGCACTATGCTAAAGTTTATCTAATTCCTCCGGGTGAGGGCTCAGATAAAAACAGGATTATGAGACATATCCGGCAAGCTAGTGGATTTATCAGGACTCGTATTGCCCATAGCATGGATCTAAGGGTTACTCCAGAGTTTCACTTTATATATGATAAGGCTTTTGAAGATGGAATGCGTGTTCTGAAGAAGATAGATGAAATTTCTAATCAAAAATGA
- the infB gene encoding translation initiation factor IF-2, translating to MKVHKLAKKVGLPSKEVIKELKKLGVSIKTHMSDIEDDACNLFIEMLREEGKLKEQKTVKKGKSSLDDSSDGLLIPSDITVGQLATMINVNATALIKKLIERGIFANVNQMLKPELAVEVAIELGYDPDLIRVADEKDVVVRTKIKTKGSVSRAPIVTVMGHVDHGKTCLLDAIRHADVAGSEKGSITQHIGAYKLNVNKRDVVFIDTPGHEAFTSMRARGAHVTDIVVLVVAADDGIMPQTIEAINHAKAANVPIVVAINKIDKSDADVERVKQQLSEQDLTPEEWGGKTVCVEVSAIKKQGLDNLLEMLLLETDMLELTVDTSTPAKGTVIESRIDKGKGHVATVIIQEGTLRMGDAFISGMCCGKVRALINDKGKRVYEAGPSTPVEILGFSEAPEIGEGFLAVESEKVAKEMSSRLESGKHVKGGNTANFNIKDDKTKVIYLIIKGDVRGSIEPLCNSLEVLSLEKVKVNIIHSGIGNINESDVLLASSSGAIILGFGVHAESGALDIAERNDVSIRYYSIIYEAVDNIKKLVEGLIEPEYKKVLIGKAEVRQIFKISKTTLICGSYVLEGKIRRDCVATLTREGKPVYQGKISSLRRFKNDAKEVKAELECGIGLDNCKDVQEGDIIEAHVMEKEKLK from the coding sequence ATGAAAGTACACAAATTAGCAAAAAAAGTTGGTTTGCCAAGTAAAGAGGTCATAAAAGAACTGAAAAAGTTGGGGGTTAGTATAAAAACCCATATGAGTGATATAGAGGATGACGCATGTAACCTTTTTATTGAGATGTTAAGAGAAGAAGGGAAGCTAAAAGAACAAAAGACCGTAAAGAAAGGGAAATCTTCGTTGGATGACTCGTCGGATGGTCTTTTAATACCTTCGGATATCACTGTTGGACAGCTCGCAACAATGATTAATGTAAATGCAACTGCATTAATTAAGAAGTTAATCGAAAGAGGCATTTTTGCTAATGTTAATCAGATGCTCAAGCCTGAACTTGCTGTTGAAGTTGCTATAGAGCTAGGTTACGATCCTGATCTAATTAGAGTTGCTGATGAAAAAGATGTTGTTGTCAGGACAAAAATAAAAACTAAGGGATCCGTCTCAAGAGCTCCTATTGTAACAGTAATGGGTCATGTGGACCACGGGAAAACATGTCTCTTAGATGCCATTAGACATGCAGATGTTGCTGGTAGTGAAAAAGGAAGCATTACACAGCATATAGGGGCATACAAACTAAATGTTAACAAAAGAGATGTCGTTTTTATTGACACCCCTGGACACGAAGCATTTACATCTATGAGAGCTAGAGGCGCACATGTTACAGATATAGTAGTATTAGTTGTGGCAGCAGACGATGGTATTATGCCGCAAACAATAGAGGCCATTAATCATGCAAAGGCGGCTAATGTGCCAATTGTAGTAGCAATTAATAAGATTGATAAGTCAGATGCGGATGTAGAGCGAGTGAAACAGCAATTGTCAGAGCAAGACTTGACCCCTGAAGAATGGGGAGGGAAAACTGTATGTGTGGAAGTATCAGCTATTAAGAAGCAGGGATTGGATAATTTATTGGAAATGCTGCTCCTTGAGACTGACATGCTGGAGCTGACTGTAGACACCTCTACTCCTGCAAAGGGTACAGTCATAGAATCCAGAATAGATAAAGGTAAAGGGCATGTAGCTACAGTTATTATACAAGAGGGAACTTTACGAATGGGAGATGCTTTTATTTCCGGGATGTGTTGCGGGAAGGTGAGAGCTTTAATAAATGATAAAGGCAAAAGAGTATATGAAGCAGGTCCGTCTACTCCTGTAGAAATACTTGGATTTTCAGAAGCTCCAGAAATAGGTGAAGGGTTTTTAGCAGTAGAGTCTGAAAAAGTTGCCAAAGAAATGAGTTCAAGATTAGAATCGGGAAAACATGTTAAAGGAGGAAACACTGCTAATTTTAATATCAAAGATGATAAGACAAAAGTAATTTATCTTATCATTAAAGGGGATGTTAGAGGGTCTATTGAGCCATTATGTAACTCATTAGAGGTCCTGAGCCTAGAAAAAGTCAAGGTAAATATTATTCATAGCGGAATCGGAAATATTAACGAATCGGATGTCTTACTGGCATCTTCTTCTGGCGCAATAATACTGGGTTTTGGCGTTCATGCAGAATCAGGAGCATTAGATATTGCAGAAAGAAATGATGTATCTATAAGATATTATAGTATTATATATGAAGCTGTTGATAATATTAAAAAACTGGTTGAAGGGTTGATTGAGCCTGAATATAAAAAAGTTTTAATAGGAAAAGCAGAAGTGCGTCAGATTTTTAAGATTTCAAAAACTACGTTAATTTGTGGGTCGTATGTTTTAGAAGGGAAGATCAGGAGAGATTGCGTAGCTACTTTAACAAGAGAAGGCAAACCTGTTTATCAAGGCAAAATATCTTCTTTGCGTAGATTTAAGAATGATGCAAAAGAAGTTAAAGCAGAGCTCGAATGTGGAATTGGGCTAGACAACTGCAAAGATGTCCAAGAAGGGGATATCATAGAAGCGCATGTCATGGAAAAGGAAAAGCTGAAATAA
- the nusA gene encoding transcription termination factor NusA, which yields MNKEISEIITTLCKEKNIKKEILVEAVETALLSAAQKKLGASIDLKVSIGEDRKEICVFLRKKVVRDVVDPHKEIGIKEAKKINKNLEVGSIYVEEITPHDFGRIAAQTAKQVIMQKIRDVENDNLYEKFRERQGTLINGVVYRFDYGDVIIDLGDAEARMPYRERLLNERYKQGDRIRAYILEVADSGSKVKIIVSRTHPEFVRRLLELEVPEIAQNIVEIKAIAREAGDRTKIAVCSNKENVDCVGACVGIKGTRIKAVIEELAGERIDVIEWDKDLKTFIRKALAPAEIKSVKLDEANKAATVLVDPDQLAIAIGKKGQNVKLTSRLVDCRIDIVADEKKEERDKINIPGIGKGIIGILENHGYDTMNKISKISVKDLLKLPGIGIKTAAKIKMLK from the coding sequence ATGAATAAAGAGATTTCCGAAATTATAACAACGCTTTGTAAAGAGAAAAATATAAAAAAAGAGATTCTTGTAGAGGCTGTCGAGACAGCTTTATTATCAGCTGCGCAAAAAAAATTGGGAGCCTCCATAGACCTTAAGGTGTCTATTGGTGAAGATAGGAAAGAAATTTGTGTGTTCTTAAGAAAAAAAGTTGTACGTGATGTAGTAGATCCACATAAGGAAATTGGTATTAAAGAGGCGAAAAAAATAAATAAGAATTTGGAAGTCGGCAGCATATATGTCGAGGAGATAACGCCTCATGATTTTGGCAGAATAGCCGCTCAGACCGCAAAGCAGGTAATAATGCAAAAGATAAGAGATGTAGAAAACGACAATCTGTATGAAAAATTTAGAGAAAGACAAGGCACTTTAATCAATGGAGTTGTGTATAGATTTGATTATGGAGATGTGATAATTGACCTCGGCGATGCTGAAGCTCGGATGCCGTATAGGGAGCGTTTACTGAATGAGAGATACAAACAGGGTGATAGAATACGCGCCTATATTTTAGAAGTCGCAGATTCTGGTAGTAAGGTTAAGATAATTGTTTCCAGAACACATCCAGAGTTTGTAAGACGATTGCTTGAGTTAGAGGTTCCCGAAATTGCTCAAAATATAGTTGAAATAAAAGCTATTGCTAGAGAAGCAGGAGATAGAACAAAAATAGCTGTTTGCAGCAACAAAGAAAATGTTGATTGTGTCGGAGCGTGTGTCGGGATAAAAGGCACCAGGATAAAGGCAGTTATTGAGGAACTTGCTGGTGAGAGGATTGACGTTATTGAATGGGATAAAGATCTTAAAACCTTTATTAGAAAAGCATTAGCCCCAGCTGAAATAAAAAGTGTAAAATTGGATGAGGCAAACAAAGCAGCGACTGTATTAGTTGACCCGGATCAACTTGCTATTGCAATTGGCAAAAAAGGGCAGAATGTAAAGTTAACGTCACGGTTGGTTGATTGCAGGATTGATATAGTTGCTGATGAAAAGAAAGAGGAAAGAGACAAAATTAATATACCGGGCATTGGTAAGGGAATAATAGGTATTTTAGAAAATCATGGATATGATACAATGAACAAGATTAGTAAGATATCAGTAAAGGATTTACTTAAATTGCCTGGTATTGGAATAAAAACAGCTGCAAAGATAAAAATGCTTAAATAA